A stretch of DNA from bacterium:
ACTTGCAATTCCTGTATCAGAAATCAAATTTTTATTACCTCTTTCGGTAAGTATATCACAGAAATTAACAATTTCAACCATATATTCACATATTTTAAGATGTAAATTAGCAGAATCTTTCAGATATTCTTCTATTTCTAATCTTTCCTTTATTGCCCTATCAATTTTTTCGTATATCCTGCTATCTTCTTCAATAAAATTCATACATTCATTTAAAATCTCTTCATTCTTCCTTTTAATCTTTTCTATTTCTTCTTGAAATTTTTCATATCCTTTTTTACCGATTGTATAATTTAAAACCATATTAACAAGAGAAC
This window harbors:
- a CDS encoding cyclodeaminase/cyclohydrolase family protein; the protein is MDCNFLQNSLKNYFEVLSAKKPVPGGGSAVACLASLSSSLVNMVLNYTIGKKGYEKFQEEIEKIKRKNEEILNECMNFIEEDSRIYEKIDRAIKERLEIEEYLKDSANLHLKICEYMVEIVNFCDILTERGNKNLISDTGIASIFAIGAFFGGKMNILINLKFLKDENFKIEIKEKIEKMEKEIEEKSKEVKSKVIKIMEE